Proteins encoded in a region of the Podarcis muralis chromosome 2, rPodMur119.hap1.1, whole genome shotgun sequence genome:
- the LOC114591063 gene encoding LOW QUALITY PROTEIN: uncharacterized protein LOC114591063 (The sequence of the model RefSeq protein was modified relative to this genomic sequence to represent the inferred CDS: substituted 1 base at 1 genomic stop codon), whose protein sequence is MNSTALSEAREKPLRVEVKEEGGRSGSPSGDSWLNQQEGNPQRERATQVGPHLQCQDNKTAFLPYSDMKMGSHLEDSVNDPERNPGDFPKIPPKGKKQRTCGVCGKSFSRSTGLIAHQRIHTGEKPYECPDCGKSFTLKSNLIAHERTHNGQKPYECQQCGKSFSVSSQLIKHKRTHSGEKPYKCAECGQAFRQSSHLKNHQRIHTGDRPFKCSDCGKSFSVSSDLIRHEISHTGEKPYQCPDCGKRFCNSSQIITHRRVHTGEKPYKCLECGKSFTVSQQLSRHQRVHTGEKPYKCPECGKTFGCTSTLVAHARTHTGEKPYTCTHCGKSFAVSSDLTRHYRTHTGEKPYKCSECGKCFRQSSSFCSHLRIHTGERPFRCSCCGKSFAMCSDLTKHYRTHTGEKPXKCSDCGRRFRQHSSFANHLKSHRGELPFKCSDCGKSFSVSTFLIRHETIHTGGKPYRCPDCGRSFGHNSQLISHRRVHTGEKPYKCPECGKRFTASSLLRGHQRIHTGEKPYSCGVCGKTFSLRSNFRRHQSTHTGEKPFKCLACGKSFITSSDLLAHKRTHAGNNNK, encoded by the exons ATGAATTCCACTGCTCTTTCAGAGGCCAGAGAGAAGCCGCTGCGTGTGGAAGTCAAAGAAGAGGGTGGCAGAAGTGGGTCCCCTTCAG GTGACAGCTGGCTGAATCAACAGGAGGGTAATCCACAGCGGGAAAGGGCAACCCAAGTAGGCCCTCATTTGCAGTGTCAGGATAACAAAACAGCTTTCCTGCCTTATTCAGACATGAAGATGGGAAGCCACCTGGAAGACAGTGTGAATGATCCTGAGAGAAACCCTGGGGATTTCCCAAAGATCCCTCCCAAAGGCAAGAAGCAAAGGACTTGTGGCgtctgtggaaagagcttcagccgcaGCACCGGCCTGATCgcacatcagagaatccacaccggggagaagccgtacGAGTGCCCTGACTGCGGGAAATCCTTCACATTGAAGTCAAACCTGATAGCCCACGAAAGGACTCACAACGGACAGAAGCCGTACGAGTGCCAgcagtgcgggaaaagcttcagcgTGAGCTCGCAGCTCATTAAGCACAAGAGGACTCACTCGGGGGAGAAACCGTACAAATGCGCCGAGTGCGGGCAGGCGTTCCGCCAAAGCTCGCACCTTAAAAACCACCAAAGAATCCACACGGGAGACCGGCCGTTCAAGTGCTCAgactgcgggaaaagcttcagcgTGAGCTCAGACCTGATCCGGCACGAAATAtcgcacacgggggagaaaccgtaCCAGTGTCCCGACTGCGGCAAGCGCTTCTGCAACAGTTCCCAGATTATTACTCACCGGAGAGTCCACACGGGGGAAAAGCCGTACAAATGCctggagtgtgggaaaagcttcaccgTGAGCCAGCAGCTCAGCAGGCACCAGCGagtccacacgggagagaagccataCAAATGCCCCGAATGCGGGAAAACCTTTGGT TGCA cttcaaccctCGTGGCCCACGCAAggacccacacgggcgagaagccgtacACCTGCACGCACTGCGGGAAAAGCTTCGCCGTGAGCTCGGACCTCACTCGGCACTACCggacccacacgggagagaagccctacaagtgctcaGAGTGCGGGAAGTGCTTCCGGCAGAGCTCCTCGTTCTGCAGCCACCTGAGGATCCACACGGGAGAACGGCCGTTCCGGTGTTCGTGCTGTGGGAAGAGCTTCGCCATGTGCTCGGACCTCACCAAACATTACCGGACCCACACCGGAGAGAAGCCGTAGAAATGCTCGGACTGCGGGCGCCGGTTCCGGCAACACTCCTCTTTCGCCAACCACCTGAAAAGCCACCGCGGAGAGCTGCCTTTCAAATGCTCCGACTGCGGGAAGTCCTTCAGCGTGAGCACGTTCCTGATCAGACACGAGACAATCCACACGGGGGGAAAGCCCTACCGGTGCCCGGATTGCGGGAGGAGCTTCGGGCACAACTCTCAGCTCATTTCGCACCGGCGcgttcacacgggggagaagccgtacaAGTGTCCTGAGTGCGGGAAAAGGTTTACCGCTAGCTCTCTCCTCCGGGgacaccagagaatccacaccggCGAGAAACCGTACAGCTGCGGGGTTTGTGGAAAGacgttcagcctgaggtccaaCTTCCGCAGGCATCAGAgcactcacacgggggagaagccgttTAAGTGCTTAgcctgtgggaaaagcttcattaCGAGTTCAGATCTTCTTGCACACAAGAGAACCCACGCgggaaataacaataaataa
- the LOC114591064 gene encoding zinc finger and SCAN domain-containing protein 16-like: MNRSEIQALPNWGAGPGTRAKRQGGAGPKLHKGPGRVQQEVVEPFPNMGWRGPGLPELAPPEDPIPCPLSAERTHCNSGSPEGDSANSLLTGLSRASEEAYMGLDSGQGKEAPWERDTIALEAQRLNFRRFRYQEVEGPREVCSQLWYLCHRWLKPERHTKEQILELVILEQFLAILPSEMRSWVRDGGPETCAQAVALAEGFLRRQQADEKELP; this comes from the exons ATGAACCGGAGTGAAATCCAAGCTTTGCCGAATTGGGGCGCAGGTCCGGGAACACGAGCAAAGAGGCAGGGCGGGGCAGGACCCAAATTGCATAAGGGGCCTGGAAGGGTCCAGCAGGAGGTTGTGGAGCCGTTCCCAAACATGGGATGGAGAGGCCCAGGCTTGCCAGAACTTGCCCCTCCGGAAGACCCCATCCCTTGTCCTCTGTCCGCAGAAAGAACACACTGCAACAGTGGCAGCCCTGAAGGAGACAGCGCAAACAGCCTCCTGACAGGTCTTAGCAGAGCATCCGAAGAGGCCTACATGGGCTTGGATTCTGGGCAAGGCAAGGAGGCGCCCTGGGAAAGGGACACCATCGCCCTGGAGGCCCAGCGGCTGAACTTCCGACGGTTCCGCTACCAGGAGGTCGAGGGACCACGGGAAGTGTGCAGCCAGCTCTGGTACCTGTGCCACCGGTGGCTGAAGCCGGAGAggcacaccaaggagcagatcctggagctggtgattctggagcagttcctggccatCCTGCCCTCGGAGATGCGGAGCTGGGTCCGGGATGGAGGCCCAGAGACCTGtgcccaggcggtggccctggcagaAGGTTTCCTGAGGAGGCAGCAAGCGGATGAGAAAGAG CTACCTTGA